AAGGTTGTCAGCTCCGGATTTTGCGGGCGGGCGCGCGGAGCGTCAATTTTGGCTGGCCGAAATGACGACGCCGGCGTGCTCAGGCAGGCCGGCGTCGTGCGGTCGCGTCGGAAAACCGCGATCAGCGCGTCCGACGGCGGCGCGCCGCGGCAATCAGGCCGAGGCCGGCGAGGAACATCGCATAGGTTTCCGGCTCCGGAACCGGCACCGTCACGACGATGGGGTTCTGCGACATCGACACCGGGCCGGTCTCGCTGAAGGTGAGGCCGGTCACGAAGGCGGTCGGGTTCAGCGGATCGAGCGCCGCGCCCTCCTCGATGCCGAGGATGCGGAAGCGGGTGACCGCCTCGGCGAAGGTGAAGGTGACGCCGCCGGTCAGCACGTCGCCGCTGGCCACCCAGGCTTCGCCGTTCCACAGCCACAGATCGTACAGGCCGTCGCCGAAGGTCGGCAGCAGCACCGAGGTGATCGACGGGCCACTGTTGACGATGTAGTCGTAGCCGACGGCGATGTCCGGATCGATGAACACCGGCGTACCGGCGGTCACGTTGAAATCGAAGTTCCAGCCCTCGTCACTGGCCACCGGCATCAGCGGATTGGAAGCCGACGAACCCGGCAGCTGGCCGTTGCGGATAGCGAACGACCACAGACCGGCCTCGCCGCCTGCCACATTGGTGGTGTGCTGCAGGTTCAGCACGTCGCCGGTGCGCGAACCGGGCAGCGTCAGGTAATTGACGCCGTCACCGGCGTCGTAGCCGGCCTGCGCCGGAATGCCGCCCAGGCCATTCGAGCCGCCGCTGGCGTTACCGGTGGTCCATTCGAGGCGCTCGTAACGGAAGTCGACGTCGAAGTCGCCGCCGCCCTGATTGCGCAGCACCAGCTGGAAGCTGTTGGTCTTGTCGGTCGCTCCACTGTAGTAGCCGACGGAATCCCAGGTCACGGCCAGTGTGTTCGCGTTCGGCGAGTGGATCCAGACGTTGCCCACGGTGCGCGTGTCGACGTCACCCCAGAAGGGCGCAATCATCGGCTGGCTGGTGATCGGGAAGGGATCTGGCGTGTAGGCACCGATCGCCGACAGGAAACTGATGTTGCCGTTGTTGTTGACAACGAAGTTGCTGAAGGTCTGGCCGAAGAAGTTGATGTCGAACGGCAGCGGCAGCTGGTTGGTCGATTGGTCGTCGTTGGCCGCGAGGAACTGCGAGCCGTAGATATTCTCACCGACGCCGAAGGTGAGCATCGAAACAGCCTGCGCGCCGCCGGACAGCGTGGCGATCAGCGCGGGCAGGAGAAGGGTGCGGAATTTCATCTGTAACGCTCCGGTAATGTTCGACCGGGCGTCAGCAAGTCATATGCCAAAACGTATGACTTTAGTATTAGTCCTTTCGGATCATCGACCTACGCCATGTGGCGGCGGCACGCCGTTTCAGCGGTGTAAGACCGGCCGACACGACCGTCCGGAGGTGCCTAGCACAACGCCGATCGCAACGGCCCCATGTCAGCTGAAGCGATGCGTGACGCGGGTCACGGCCGGCGCATTGCGCGTGATCGCTCAGCTGCGCACCTTGTCGCCGGCCGGCAGCGGGCTCAGCCCACCCTCTTCACGCACGTCGTCCGGCAGGCGTTCGCGCAGATCGCTGATGATGCCGAGCGCGGCCATTAGCTTCAGGATGTAGAAGGTGACGTCGATTTCGTACCAGGCGAAGCCGGCACGCGCGCTGGCGCCGTAGCGGTGGTGATTGTTGTGCCAGCCGCCGCCGAAGGTGAGCAGCGCCAGCAGCGGGCGGTTCACCGAGTCGTCGTCGGTGTCGTAACGACGATAGCCGCCCGGCATGAAACGGAAGTGGCCGACCGAATTGACCATGGACACCGTCTGCACGCCGAGCGCAGTGGGCAGGAAGAAGCCCCACATCAGCGCCGCACCGCCGCTGACGGTCGGGCCGAAGGCACCGGCCTGCGCCAGCAGCCAGATGAAGAAGGCGCCGGACAGCATGAGGAGCGTGTAGTGCTTGTTCACCCAGAGGATTTCCGGGTAGCGGGCAAAGTCGGGCACGACGTCGAGGTCGGTGTCCTTGTAGCGCTCGCACCAGACCCAGCCGACGTGCGAATGGAACAGGCCATGCTGGCGCGGCGAG
The window above is part of the Methyloversatilis discipulorum genome. Proteins encoded here:
- a CDS encoding nidogen-like domain-containing protein translates to MKFRTLLLPALIATLSGGAQAVSMLTFGVGENIYGSQFLAANDDQSTNQLPLPFDINFFGQTFSNFVVNNNGNISFLSAIGAYTPDPFPITSQPMIAPFWGDVDTRTVGNVWIHSPNANTLAVTWDSVGYYSGATDKTNSFQLVLRNQGGGDFDVDFRYERLEWTTGNASGGSNGLGGIPAQAGYDAGDGVNYLTLPGSRTGDVLNLQHTTNVAGGEAGLWSFAIRNGQLPGSSASNPLMPVASDEGWNFDFNVTAGTPVFIDPDIAVGYDYIVNSGPSITSVLLPTFGDGLYDLWLWNGEAWVASGDVLTGGVTFTFAEAVTRFRILGIEEGAALDPLNPTAFVTGLTFSETGPVSMSQNPIVVTVPVPEPETYAMFLAGLGLIAAARRRRTR
- a CDS encoding acyl-CoA desaturase, yielding MSAATSRTQYGKQVTESINQTRVRYVILFVAAIATPFVYPPTWPLVWLALASYALRMFGVEGIYHRYFSHRAFKCSRPVQFILAVIASQCGQHGPLWWASVHRHHHQNVETPDDPISPRQHGLFHSHVGWVWCERYKDTDLDVVPDFARYPEILWVNKHYTLLMLSGAFFIWLLAQAGAFGPTVSGGAALMWGFFLPTALGVQTVSMVNSVGHFRFMPGGYRRYDTDDDSVNRPLLALLTFGGGWHNNHHRYGASARAGFAWYEIDVTFYILKLMAALGIISDLRERLPDDVREEGGLSPLPAGDKVRS